The genomic window CACGGCTCTACCGCTCCAACGAGGAGCGCCGCGTCGCGTTTCCGAAGTGGTTGCACTACTACAATCACCATCGCCCCCACACGGCGCTGGAAGGGCGGGTCCCAGCGGTCGCGAGTGTCAACAACGTGTGTGGGAACCACAGCTAGCGCGCGGATCTGACGCGTCCCCGGCGTACTGATCTTATCCACATGATCCTAGCCACATTGTCCAGAAATCGCACGAACCAAGTTTCCGGATTGTGAGGTGCTCCAGCACATGATACAAGTAGTGACGGAGGCGCAACCCTCCGGCGAAAAACCCGACTTCAACGCTCGGGCACCCAGTCAGGCGTACTTCGGGAGGTCTCCGGAGAACGACTGAACGGGCGGCGCAGGCGACAAGACGGTGAGAAGCCGGGCCAGGGTGAGCGCCTCCCGAACTTTCTGAGTGGGGTGAGACGCCAGCGATCGTCTCGTGATTTCCTACGCCGAGCGGTGGGGTCAACGTCATGCCGCTGACATATAAACACTGTCTCGTTGATTCGAGCGAGCGTCCGATCCTACCGTTCATGGCGCCCCATTGGCGCCGAGCTGGGGGGCCCCGCCAGATCGAGTGCCGCGGATCGGTCACAGACGTCGTCTACAACAACCATCTCTCCCCCGCGGAAGGGCTCACGCAACTGGAGCACATCCCCGTTCTGGGTTGGTTGTTCACCGCAATCTACGTTGTGGTCGCCAATGGCGTATGGATCCCGATCTCCCTCGCTCGCTTCCGGCGCCTGCGTAGCCTCGTGCGTCCTGACCTCGACTACTCGATCTTCCTGGGACCGCTCGAGTGCGAGATCGCGCCCGACCGAAACTTTGACGCAAATGCGGACTGGCGCCCGCCCATCGGACGCGACGTGCGGATCTTCGGCGAGAACGTCATCGATCTTGGGCATGACGGCGAGGCTCCCGATGATCCGCCCGACGGCAAGCGCGAGATCCATCCGATCCATTGGCTCGCATGGGAATACGACCGCTCACCCTCTAACGACTGGGTACGCTTCCGTGTCACGATCCTTTCAGACGTGAGCGGACGGTTCCCTCCGTATCAAGACTCGGGCGGACAGGGGGCACCGATCAACGCCGTCGTCCGCTTCAGCTTGGCCCACGATGTGTGGCCGGGCGTCTCGCTCAAAGGACAGGTCATCTCCGCGTCGGTTGAACACACTAAAGGACTTCCGTACCACCAGGACGCTGCCGACGGCGCCATGCGGCAGATCGACCAGGATACCTTCGAGTTCAGTTGTTCGATCCAGAGCCGTCGCGGTCTTGACGCGGAGATCTGTCAGACCACGAACCGCGCAGACAACCACGGCGGCTTCTGGGACGGGTATGTGCGCTTCCACCGCGGTGTTGGCGGCGCCGCCATCCCTCCTGCGGCCCCTCCACCCGGACGTGTAATCCGCTGGCGTGGTGACGACATGAACGCCTATCACATCCAGGTCGCGACGCTTCCAGCCGATCCGGGCGTGGGGTATAAGGGTCCGTGCGATCTCTTCAGATCAGGCTCCGGTCAGTCGGCGGCCGCGGTCTGTCGCGGCACGTGCCCGAACGGTCGCTGCCGGCTCGTGATCGAGCCGGATGGATCGGACATGATCGCGCACTGCCGCTGCCAGTAGTAGGATCGGTGCGCACCGGATCACGAGCATGCGGACCGGCCGCGGGCGTACTGAAAACACGACGATGACGGGGTGACGCTGTGGCGACACTTCGTTCCGCTGCTCGACACGATCACCGTCCAGCAGACGTTCGTCCGGCTCGGCGGCGACGTCGCGTTCAAAGAGCCGAAGACGCCCAAGAGCCGGCGGGTGGTGGCGATCCCTCCGCTGCTCACCGATATGCTCGCCCGTGCCCGCGGCAACGCTGCGTCGAACGCCCTGGTGTTCGCTCAGGTCGACGGGAAACACTCCACGGGCACGATCTCAACTGCGCGATCTTCGGGCCGTCCTGAAGCGGGCCAAGGTGCCACGGATCGGATTCCACGACCTTCGGCACTGCCATGCAAGCCATCTGCTAATGCAGGGGGTACCGGTGAAGATCGTTCAAGAACGACTCGGCCACGCGACGCCGGCCGTGACACTCGGAATCTATGCACACGTTCTGCCGCACATGCAGCACGACGCGGCGCGGGACCTGGAGAAGCGGCTCCTGGGGGTTGCGGACAGATGCTCGGAATAGCAGAGAATAGCAGAACTTGTGGTGCGCGTCGCGTGCATCGAGCGCAAGGCGTTGCCCTGCTTGGTGGGCGAGGCAGG from bacterium includes these protein-coding regions:
- a CDS encoding integrase core domain-containing protein is translated as RLYRSNEERRVAFPKWLHYYNHHRPHTALEGRVPAVASVNNVCGNHS
- a CDS encoding tyrosine-type recombinase/integrase, coding for MPAATLRRTPWCSLRSTGNTPRARSQLRDLRAVLKRAKVPRIGFHDLRHCHASHLLMQGVPVKIVQERLGHATPAVTLGIYAHVLPHMQHDAARDLEKRLLGVADRCSE